The region ATGTCAGCAAaatgcgctgacgtggacgcgatttaggGGAAAAGggcccattccgataaataataaaattctgggcccatttcggtaaatttaaaaaaagtggcttttttggtattttggccacaaattttaatatttcttaattttattttttaaaacatttttttaagatttaatgtcaaatttttaaaatttaattaggttttaaaatttattgtttagAATTCAATCATATTTAAGGTTTGGGTTTTTTTTActtctttgtttctttaattttttgtttttatatatttagagttttataattttataaaaatatttaattaattttagaatttatattaaatataagtaaaaaaattaatgataaatataaaattctaCTATTAAATCGAAAAGAAATATTTGGCAGGAAgtgtttccctttttatttttatttcaattaagttgaTAGTGGGTTAATTCGAGTACAACTCAACTATGGGTTAAAGTATAGATATACAGTGCGGGTGGCGGCTGGGTTTGTTTCAGAAGAATCGTCTCCCGACCCGGTCCGGCTTATCCAAGCTATAGCAACGTTAAGGGTAAATGTAAGATTGGAGACACTTTGTCGTCCCGCTTTTTAACTCAGCCACCAAATCTGAATCGTGACCTCCCCACCTATTTGGCTATTTTCAATCTCAGGAACCGTCTTCTTCGCTAAAACCCTCCTTAAGCCCTAACTTTTTTTTTGCCGAAATACCCCATGTCTCCCTTGGGATCCCAATGAAGCGCGTTCTAAAAATCTCAGACGCCGCAGCAGCCCAATCGGAGAAGCTGCTATTGAATCTCCACAAGCACCCTTCGAAACCCAAATCTTTAATCTCACTTTCGTGTGCTACTCCAAGATCCTCCCTTTACAGATTTTATGGAGACACTGTTGCCCCTGCCACGCATGCTCCCCTGCCCAATAAAGTCCCCGTTAATGTTATCAGCTTGTTCATTGAAAAGCTTTCTCTGGCAGACTCCCAACGCCGCCCCAACCAGGAATTGATGCAGAAAGTGTTTCAGCTCAGAATGGAATTGGTTAATGGTGTTTATTCTTCAGGGGAAGTGGTCCAGATTTTGGAGGGGAGAGGTGATTGGTTACTTGGGTGTTATGAATATCAGGGTGGTGTGCCTGCGCGTACCAAAGAAACCGATGACCGTGCTTTTTCAGAGTTATTGAAAAATCTGGGTTCTTGGCCTAATTTGGCATTGGAGGTATGTTTTtctaattttcttcttttttgtttgaaTTTAGGATGAAATATTTTCTGGGTTTTTGTTTTTGTGGGGGGGGGGGGTTTGAAGCTCCATGGTAGACATTGGTATATGTTGGATATATGTTTTCATAGTAGACTGTTCCTTCAGGTATTTAATTGGAGGAGAAGAAAGAGAGAACAAGGTTATCCCATGACGTCGGAAGAATATGCTAGTGGCATCACTATTGCTGGTAGGATTAAGAATGTAGATCTTGCTGTTGAGCTCTTTTCCGAGGCTGATAGTAAGCAGCTCAAGACAACGTCTACCTACAATGCGTTAATGAGTGCCTATATGTTCAATGGTCTCATTGACAAATGCCAATTAGTGTTTCGGAATCTGAAAAAAGAACCGTATTGTAGTCCTTCAATTGTAACTTATAACGTTCTTATATCAGTCTTTGGTCGTTTGATGCTGATTGATCACATGGAGGCAGCATTTCAGGAGATTCAACATTTAAATCTCTCCCCTAATGTAAGTACCTATAACAATTTAATTGCTGCATATGTGACTGCTTGGATGTGG is a window of Gossypium hirsutum isolate 1008001.06 chromosome D08, Gossypium_hirsutum_v2.1, whole genome shotgun sequence DNA encoding:
- the LOC107913146 gene encoding pentatricopeptide repeat-containing protein At2g30780; amino-acid sequence: MKRVLKISDAAAAQSEKLLLNLHKHPSKPKSLISLSCATPRSSLYRFYGDTVAPATHAPLPNKVPVNVISLFIEKLSLADSQRRPNQELMQKVFQLRMELVNGVYSSGEVVQILEGRGDWLLGCYEYQGGVPARTKETDDRAFSELLKNLGSWPNLALEVFNWRRRKREQGYPMTSEEYASGITIAGRIKNVDLAVELFSEADSKQLKTTSTYNALMSAYMFNGLIDKCQLVFRNLKKEPYCSPSIVTYNVLISVFGRLMLIDHMEAAFQEIQHLNLSPNVSTYNNLIAAYVTAWMWDRMERTFHLMKAGPVKPGIDTHLLMLRGYAHSGKLDQMEETYQMLKHQVDVKTPLIRAMICAYCKSSVEDRTKKVEELLRLIPEDEYRPWLHVLLIRLYARENNLENMEKLIDEAFERKTSVFTVPVMRCIISTYFRYNSVDKLASFIKRAECAGWRICRSLYHCKMVMYGLQTRLEEMENVLNEMNNVRINHTKKTFLILYKAYLMCGKRHKVETVVGLMCKRGYRIPLETFLS